A single region of the Fenollaria sporofastidiosus genome encodes:
- the cas3 gene encoding CRISPR-associated helicase Cas3', with protein sequence MKYAHIDNAEGKIKKQELITHLKNTADKAKSLASEIDFENTLYLVGILHDIGKASEAFQHKIINNTDERVNHSSAGALYLLSLYSKCAKQSSFELNIIQEYFYIMAYVISAHHGIYDIPYYDIDNNLSNRLKDRLRFDEDEICFKNEVLPYIEEIEQKLNVDLLEIFKRGYFEYKNSKDKIKYIDDKANYYYLSLYMRLFLSILKNADIVDTINAYDLVIDDRVMYNAQEKAEVYKARLDEKYASFPEPKNNLDKVKNDLKSIVDSRSRTDNNGIYKLDLATGAGKTLLSMLYATNQMKFKDKKRFFYITAFLSVLEQNASEVKDVLKDKSILEYHSNIVNKSSFDNTKNESADESKENMCKEYLFESFDAPVVLTTLVQFINTLFKGKSTNIRRFSSLINSVIILDEVQSLPIEMTYLFNLAMNFISSVMKTNIVLSTATQPKYDEDNIKYRLNYAKNANLVRLSQNQLKVFKRTKVYNFNDGKKSSLVDIKTEVLSHAEDSNLIILNTKRAARNLYKMLLEDFGNNNNIYLLNTDFCPEHRKDILNEIKAKLSEGVAVKLVSTQLIEAGVNVDFKRLIRSYAGIDSLIQAIGRCNRYGLLKEGIVKLVNMGFEENLNYLESIQYKKDITEIILNKKTGEIDIDKLNDEFFARYYTKYESLMAYPLEKDKPSAFDLLSDNINNIGTKTKDFPILRQSFKTAADNINLIKNDTKAMIVCYRNSITGKSNEGKYDELKMLLENEDTIIYNISKIKRLLKEMQSYTINIYENNKLNDFVDSYMDGDILLLKKQYYNDNGFNIDQEKNKELMPFIIM encoded by the coding sequence ATGAAATACGCACACATTGACAATGCTGAAGGCAAAATTAAAAAGCAAGAGCTTATAACTCATTTGAAAAATACAGCTGATAAAGCTAAATCTTTAGCGAGTGAGATAGATTTTGAAAATACATTGTACCTTGTAGGAATACTTCACGATATTGGAAAAGCTAGTGAAGCTTTTCAACATAAAATAATAAATAATACTGATGAGAGGGTAAATCATTCATCGGCAGGAGCGTTGTATTTATTGTCATTATATAGTAAGTGCGCCAAGCAAAGTTCGTTTGAGCTAAACATAATACAGGAGTACTTCTATATCATGGCCTATGTTATAAGCGCACATCATGGTATTTATGACATTCCTTATTATGACATTGACAATAATTTATCTAACAGATTAAAAGATAGACTTAGATTTGATGAAGATGAAATTTGCTTCAAAAATGAAGTACTACCATATATTGAAGAGATTGAACAAAAATTAAATGTAGATTTATTAGAAATATTTAAGAGAGGATATTTTGAATATAAAAATTCTAAAGATAAGATAAAATATATTGATGATAAAGCTAATTATTATTATTTATCTTTATACATGAGGCTCTTTTTATCAATATTAAAAAATGCAGACATTGTTGATACTATAAATGCTTACGATTTAGTCATTGACGATAGAGTTATGTATAATGCACAAGAAAAAGCTGAAGTGTATAAGGCAAGATTAGATGAGAAATATGCTAGTTTTCCTGAACCTAAAAATAATCTGGATAAAGTGAAAAATGACTTAAAATCTATTGTAGACAGTAGGAGCCGCACTGATAATAATGGAATATACAAGCTTGATCTTGCAACTGGAGCTGGGAAAACGCTTTTGAGCATGCTATATGCTACAAATCAAATGAAGTTTAAAGATAAAAAAAGATTTTTTTATATAACTGCGTTCTTATCTGTTTTAGAGCAAAATGCTAGTGAAGTCAAAGACGTGTTAAAAGACAAGAGTATACTTGAATACCACTCAAATATAGTTAATAAATCATCATTTGACAACACTAAGAATGAAAGTGCTGACGAGAGTAAAGAAAATATGTGTAAAGAATATTTATTTGAAAGCTTTGATGCACCAGTAGTTTTGACAACTTTAGTACAATTCATAAATACTTTATTTAAAGGAAAGTCAACAAACATAAGGAGATTCTCCTCGTTAATAAACTCTGTAATCATACTTGACGAGGTGCAGTCGCTTCCTATAGAGATGACATATTTATTTAATCTTGCAATGAATTTTATATCCTCAGTAATGAAGACTAACATAGTTTTGTCAACAGCAACTCAGCCTAAGTATGACGAGGACAACATTAAATATAGGCTTAATTATGCAAAAAATGCTAATCTTGTAAGACTTAGTCAAAATCAGCTCAAGGTATTTAAAAGGACAAAGGTATATAATTTTAATGATGGTAAGAAAAGCAGTTTAGTAGATATTAAGACAGAAGTATTATCACATGCAGAGGATTCAAACCTAATTATATTAAATACGAAGAGAGCTGCTAGAAATTTATACAAAATGCTACTTGAAGATTTTGGAAATAACAATAATATATATTTATTAAATACAGATTTTTGCCCAGAACATAGAAAGGATATACTTAATGAAATAAAAGCAAAACTTTCAGAAGGCGTAGCTGTAAAGCTTGTTTCGACACAGCTTATTGAGGCTGGGGTCAACGTTGATTTTAAGAGGCTTATAAGGTCATATGCAGGCATTGACTCTCTTATACAAGCTATAGGAAGATGCAACAGATACGGGTTATTAAAAGAAGGTATAGTTAAATTAGTTAACATGGGCTTTGAAGAAAACCTAAATTATTTAGAATCGATACAATATAAAAAAGACATAACTGAGATTATACTAAATAAAAAGACTGGAGAAATAGATATTGATAAACTAAATGATGAATTTTTTGCGCGTTATTACACAAAGTATGAAAGCTTAATGGCATATCCGCTTGAAAAGGATAAGCCAAGTGCTTTTGACTTATTAAGTGATAACATTAATAATATTGGAACAAAAACAAAAGATTTTCCTATCTTAAGACAAAGTTTCAAAACAGCTGCTGATAATATTAACCTAATCAAAAATGATACAAAGGCAATGATAGTTTGTTATAGAAATTCAATAACAGGAAAATCAAATGAGGGAAAATATGATGAGTTAAAAATGCTTTTAGAAAATGAAGATACTATAATCTATAATATATCAAAAATAAAGAGACTTTTAAAAGAGATGCAAAGCTACACTATAAATATATATGAAAACAATAAGCTTAATGACTTTGTTGATTCGTATATGGATGGTGATATTCTTTTACTTAAAAAGCAATACTATAATGATAATGGCTTTAACATAGATCAAGAAAAAAATAAAGAGCTAATGCCCTTTATTATAATGTAA
- the cas2 gene encoding CRISPR-associated endonuclease Cas2 translates to MLILATYDVETMDSDGRTRLRRVANVCKDYGQRVQNSVFECIVTPAEFEELKYKIRKEIDLEKDSIRFYHLGSNWKPKVEMIGRTTSFNPEEDTFIF, encoded by the coding sequence ATGTTGATACTCGCGACATATGATGTTGAAACTATGGATAGTGACGGAAGAACGAGATTAAGAAGAGTTGCTAATGTATGTAAGGACTACGGACAAAGGGTACAAAATTCAGTTTTTGAATGCATAGTAACACCTGCCGAGTTTGAAGAGCTTAAATATAAAATAAGAAAAGAGATAGATTTAGAGAAGGATAGCATAAGATTTTATCATCTTGGAAGTAATTGGAAGCCTAAAGTAGAAATGATAGGCAGGACTACAAGCTTCAATCCAGAGGAAGATACTTTTATATTTTAG
- the tnpA gene encoding IS200/IS605 family transposase — translation MDKNILSHTTWDCKYHIVFAPKYRRQIIYGRIKEDIGKILRDLLSRKGIEIIEAELCPDHIHMLVKIPPKYSVSEIMGYLKGKSSLMIFDRHASLKYKYGNRNFWCRGYYVDTAGKNAKKIQEYIRNQLKEDFTKDQISLKEYIDPFTGEKTNK, via the coding sequence TTGGATAAGAATATTTTATCACATACAACTTGGGATTGTAAATACCATATTGTATTTGCGCCAAAATATAGAAGACAAATAATTTATGGAAGAATAAAAGAAGATATAGGAAAAATATTAAGAGACCTTTTGTCAAGAAAAGGAATAGAGATAATAGAGGCAGAACTATGTCCAGACCACATTCATATGTTAGTAAAAATACCACCAAAATATAGTGTTTCAGAAATTATGGGATATTTAAAAGGAAAAAGTAGTCTAATGATATTCGATAGACATGCCAGTTTGAAATATAAATATGGAAACAGAAATTTCTGGTGCAGAGGCTACTACGTAGATACAGCAGGAAAAAATGCTAAAAAGATACAAGAGTATATACGCAATCAACTTAAAGAAGATTTTACAAAAGATCAAATAAGTCTTAAAGAATATATAGATCCATTCACTGGAGAAAAGACAAATAAGTAA
- the gltX gene encoding glutamate--tRNA ligase — protein sequence MDKKVRVRFAPSPTGFVHIGSLRTALYNYLFAEKMGGDFILRIEDTDRTRYVEGAIENLINSLHWAGIHYSEGVFIEDGKVVQKGDYGPYIQSERLDIYKKYVDQLIEEGKAYYCFCDKERLDRIREERQIKGLIPKYDGFCRNIPLDEAKKRVANGEPYVVRLKLPKDTDITFHDVVRGDITINTEDIDDQVLLKSDGFPTYHMAVVVDDHLMGITHIVRGEEWLPSTPKHVFLYEALGWEKPEYVHLPTVLNKDRKKLSKRQGDVSVEDFKDKGYLPEALNNYLALVGWSPEDNKEIFTMDELIKEFSFERVSKTGGIFDKDKLDWVNAQFLRNQDINVLREEASKELVKAGLITEDFAKEHKEYMEVLIDTLKDSISLMTELPEKAKFIFEELPLADETKEFLEGENAENAKVLANTIEEELSSVDEITLDYAKTFMKNIQKKTGIKGKNLYMPVRAMISFSVHGPEMDRILYLLGKEKIFKRLDKFK from the coding sequence GTGGATAAAAAAGTTAGAGTAAGATTTGCACCATCGCCAACAGGTTTTGTGCACATAGGCTCATTAAGAACAGCGCTATATAACTACTTATTCGCTGAAAAGATGGGCGGCGACTTCATCTTAAGAATCGAAGACACAGACAGAACACGTTATGTCGAAGGTGCTATAGAAAACTTGATAAACTCACTTCACTGGGCTGGTATACACTACAGCGAAGGCGTTTTTATTGAAGATGGAAAAGTAGTTCAAAAAGGTGACTACGGTCCATATATACAATCAGAAAGACTTGATATATATAAGAAATATGTTGATCAGCTAATCGAAGAGGGCAAGGCATACTACTGCTTCTGCGATAAGGAAAGACTTGATAGAATCAGAGAAGAAAGACAGATAAAGGGCCTTATACCAAAGTATGATGGCTTCTGTAGAAATATTCCTCTTGACGAAGCAAAGAAAAGGGTTGCAAATGGCGAGCCATACGTAGTTAGACTAAAATTACCAAAGGATACAGACATAACATTCCACGACGTAGTTAGAGGCGACATCACCATAAACACAGAAGATATAGATGATCAAGTATTACTAAAATCAGACGGCTTCCCAACATATCACATGGCAGTCGTAGTCGACGATCACCTAATGGGCATCACACACATCGTTAGAGGGGAAGAGTGGCTACCATCTACACCAAAGCACGTATTTTTATACGAGGCACTTGGCTGGGAAAAGCCAGAGTACGTTCACTTACCAACAGTACTTAACAAAGACAGAAAGAAATTATCAAAGAGACAAGGCGACGTATCAGTAGAAGACTTCAAAGACAAAGGCTATTTGCCAGAAGCTTTAAATAACTACTTAGCACTAGTTGGCTGGTCACCAGAAGATAATAAAGAAATATTTACTATGGATGAGCTAATCAAAGAGTTCTCATTCGAAAGAGTTTCCAAGACAGGCGGCATCTTTGATAAAGACAAGCTTGATTGGGTAAACGCACAATTCTTAAGAAATCAAGACATCAATGTATTGAGAGAAGAAGCAAGCAAAGAATTAGTTAAAGCAGGACTAATCACAGAAGACTTTGCCAAAGAGCATAAAGAGTATATGGAAGTTTTAATCGATACACTTAAAGACTCCATCTCACTAATGACAGAATTGCCAGAGAAGGCAAAATTCATCTTTGAAGAGCTTCCACTTGCAGATGAAACAAAAGAATTCTTAGAAGGCGAAAACGCAGAGAACGCAAAAGTGCTTGCAAACACAATCGAAGAAGAGCTTTCATCAGTAGACGAAATCACACTTGATTACGCCAAGACATTCATGAAGAATATACAAAAGAAGACAGGCATCAAAGGCAAAAACCTTTATATGCCAGTCAGAGCGATGATTTCCTTCTCAGTACACGGACCAGAAATGGATAGGATACTTTACTTATTAGGTAAAGAAAAGATATTCAAGAGATTAGATAAATTTAAATAA
- a CDS encoding proline--tRNA ligase, with protein MRMSKMFFKTLREDPSEAEIASHKLLLRGGFIKKSASGIYSYMNLGYRVIRKIEEIVREEMDSHDAQEINMSAVQPRELWEESGRWDTFGPEMFKLKDRNDREFCLAPTAEEFFTDLIRSDVNSYKKLPINIYQIKTKYRDEKRPRFGINRAREFLMKDAYSFDKTQEDMIASYKNMWEAYENIYDRLELDYRIVRGDSGAIGGNESHEFTALSDVGEGVITYCDSCDFSATDEKAEVAYNYDNSSEDIKELEKVETKGCKTIDDLAKLLKVEKDRCLKAVDLVVRGEKIVVFIPGSRELNLTKLIKHLGCAEHEIEMMGEEDIKAMGSFPGYTGPIGLKADRLIADERVKNIKNAVIGANEEDYHYMNYNISDDEKFEFVDDLLMIAEGDVCPKCGGKLEFKRGIEVGNIFQLGQKYSKSMKATFLDENGKDEYFWMGCYGVGISRTVSAIVEQNNDEKGIIWPISSCPYEAIVTIVNVKDEEQNKLAEEIYEKLLAEKVEVLLDDRAERAGVKFNDRDLIGIPLRITVGKLASEGKVEYSTRREMENEEIDASEAINKIIAYIKERKNNRG; from the coding sequence ATGAGAATGAGTAAAATGTTTTTTAAAACATTGAGAGAGGATCCTAGCGAAGCAGAGATTGCATCACATAAACTACTATTAAGAGGCGGCTTTATCAAGAAGAGCGCCTCAGGAATTTATTCATACATGAACCTTGGCTACAGAGTAATTAGAAAGATTGAAGAGATAGTTAGAGAAGAGATGGACTCACACGACGCTCAAGAGATCAACATGAGTGCTGTTCAGCCAAGAGAGCTTTGGGAAGAGTCAGGTAGATGGGATACCTTCGGACCAGAGATGTTCAAGCTAAAGGACAGAAACGACAGAGAGTTCTGTCTTGCACCAACAGCTGAGGAGTTTTTCACAGACCTTATAAGAAGCGATGTGAACTCATATAAGAAGCTGCCAATAAATATCTACCAAATCAAAACTAAGTATAGAGACGAGAAGAGACCGAGATTTGGTATCAATAGAGCGAGAGAGTTTTTGATGAAGGATGCTTACTCCTTTGACAAGACTCAAGAGGACATGATAGCTAGTTACAAAAACATGTGGGAAGCGTACGAAAACATCTACGACAGACTTGAACTTGATTACAGGATAGTTAGAGGAGACTCAGGTGCCATCGGTGGTAACGAGTCACACGAGTTCACTGCACTTTCTGATGTTGGTGAAGGCGTGATCACATATTGCGACAGCTGCGACTTCTCTGCAACTGATGAAAAAGCAGAAGTAGCTTATAATTATGACAATAGTAGTGAAGATATAAAAGAGCTTGAAAAAGTTGAGACAAAGGGCTGTAAAACTATTGACGACCTAGCAAAACTTTTAAAAGTTGAAAAAGATAGATGCCTTAAGGCAGTTGACCTAGTGGTTAGAGGAGAAAAAATCGTAGTCTTCATACCAGGATCAAGAGAGCTTAACCTAACAAAATTAATAAAGCATCTTGGCTGCGCAGAGCATGAGATAGAGATGATGGGCGAAGAAGACATCAAGGCTATGGGCTCCTTCCCAGGCTACACTGGTCCTATCGGCTTAAAGGCTGACAGACTTATCGCAGATGAAAGAGTTAAGAATATCAAAAATGCTGTCATAGGCGCGAACGAAGAAGATTATCACTATATGAACTACAATATTAGCGACGATGAAAAATTTGAATTCGTAGACGATTTACTAATGATAGCTGAGGGCGATGTTTGTCCTAAGTGCGGCGGTAAACTTGAGTTCAAGAGAGGCATCGAGGTCGGAAACATCTTCCAACTTGGTCAAAAGTACTCAAAATCAATGAAGGCAACATTCTTAGATGAGAATGGCAAGGACGAATACTTCTGGATGGGCTGCTACGGCGTAGGTATATCAAGAACAGTATCTGCCATAGTTGAGCAAAACAACGATGAAAAGGGTATCATTTGGCCGATATCATCATGTCCATACGAAGCCATCGTTACAATTGTCAATGTAAAAGATGAAGAGCAAAATAAACTTGCTGAAGAGATTTACGAAAAACTATTGGCAGAGAAAGTCGAAGTGCTTCTTGATGACAGAGCAGAAAGAGCCGGCGTTAAATTTAACGATAGAGACCTGATCGGTATACCTCTTAGAATTACAGTAGGTAAGCTTGCTAGCGAAGGCAAGGTTGAGTACTCAACTCGTCGTGAGATGGAAAATGAAGAGATAGATGCTAGCGAAGCTATTAACAAGATCATTGCATATATAAAGGAAAGGAAGAATAATCGTGGATAA
- a CDS encoding ABC transporter ATP-binding protein, which yields MKNFKEHMKIYGFMIKSIWEYSKKTVFLILLASLSSAGLLLINVFLPKLVIDSIMSGAGFEIVTYVVLMVLANVILAKIPGYVNNYINNVDISGIYQQVRYNICEKTMKLDYSMLENKDYMNLKDQADFIMSTNSPLSNFVQILAEVFVSFVVVIFLAVIAFSFSWVLGLVLLLVASLNFAIGAWCNMKMGSFMGSIEDVNREFSAYMNIIYGHSEMMDVKLFSMHNLVNGSIYKLMNRISEKAGVVYVTSSLAAFFSGILDGVSRALSYIYISVRAVSNVFGPQISLGSFALYTSAFVNFNQRVRIISQNYVDMIMMRNMTEPYYRFMNLPEAKAKAYEYEMPKSIDTIEFKDVWFKYPSSEDYVLKNLSFNINKGEKISIVGLNGAGKTTIIKLMTRLYEPTKGEILLNGLDISKIKMDEYQKLISVVFQDYNIYNFPVAETVASKTDYDREKVTKVLKDIDIYDKINSLSSGMDTKVSMGYSETGEKLSQGQFQKLAIARSLYKDSELVILDEPTSALDPKSEAEIYENFNYLVKEKTSIYISHRMSSSIFCDRILLINNGTVEDFDTHHNLMQKTDSLYYKMFNAQKENYEYQEEEKSYENE from the coding sequence ATGAAAAACTTTAAAGAACATATGAAGATATACGGCTTCATGATCAAATCAATTTGGGAATACTCCAAGAAAACAGTATTTTTAATCTTACTAGCCTCTTTATCATCAGCAGGACTTTTACTAATAAATGTATTTTTACCAAAACTAGTTATTGACTCAATAATGAGCGGAGCAGGTTTTGAGATAGTGACTTACGTGGTGCTTATGGTACTTGCAAACGTTATCTTAGCCAAAATTCCTGGCTACGTCAACAACTACATTAACAACGTCGATATTTCAGGTATATATCAACAAGTGCGTTACAATATATGCGAGAAGACTATGAAGCTTGATTATTCTATGCTTGAGAACAAAGACTACATGAATCTTAAGGATCAAGCGGACTTTATCATGAGTACTAATTCGCCTCTATCAAACTTCGTACAGATATTGGCGGAAGTTTTTGTTTCCTTCGTTGTAGTAATATTTTTAGCGGTAATCGCTTTTAGCTTCTCCTGGGTTTTAGGCCTTGTTCTTCTTCTGGTAGCGAGCCTAAACTTCGCTATAGGTGCTTGGTGCAATATGAAGATGGGAAGCTTTATGGGTTCAATTGAAGATGTTAATAGAGAGTTTTCTGCTTACATGAATATTATTTATGGACATAGCGAGATGATGGACGTAAAACTATTCTCCATGCATAACTTGGTTAATGGTTCAATATATAAATTAATGAATAGAATTAGCGAGAAGGCGGGAGTAGTATATGTAACTTCCTCGCTTGCTGCTTTCTTCAGCGGTATCTTAGACGGTGTATCAAGAGCTTTAAGCTACATCTATATATCAGTAAGAGCTGTATCGAATGTTTTTGGACCGCAAATCTCACTTGGTTCCTTCGCTCTATACACATCGGCCTTTGTTAATTTCAACCAAAGAGTTAGAATCATTTCGCAAAACTATGTTGACATGATTATGATGAGAAACATGACAGAGCCTTACTACAGATTTATGAATTTGCCAGAAGCAAAGGCAAAAGCATATGAATATGAAATGCCTAAGTCCATTGACACGATTGAGTTTAAAGACGTTTGGTTCAAGTACCCAAGCTCTGAAGACTACGTACTAAAGAATTTATCCTTCAATATTAACAAGGGCGAAAAGATTTCTATAGTAGGTCTCAATGGCGCTGGTAAGACTACCATCATCAAGTTAATGACTAGGCTATATGAGCCAACAAAGGGTGAGATACTGCTTAATGGCCTTGACATATCTAAGATAAAGATGGACGAGTACCAAAAGCTTATTTCCGTTGTTTTCCAAGACTATAATATATACAATTTCCCTGTGGCAGAGACGGTTGCATCAAAGACTGATTACGACAGAGAAAAAGTTACTAAAGTATTGAAAGATATTGACATATATGATAAAATAAATTCGTTAAGTAGCGGTATGGACACTAAGGTCTCCATGGGCTACTCTGAAACGGGAGAAAAACTATCGCAAGGACAGTTCCAAAAGCTAGCAATTGCAAGAAGCTTATACAAGGACAGCGAGCTTGTTATACTTGACGAACCAACATCGGCACTTGATCCGAAGAGCGAGGCGGAGATTTACGAGAACTTCAACTACCTTGTTAAGGAGAAGACATCGATATACATCTCACACAGAATGAGTTCGTCGATATTCTGCGATAGAATTTTGTTAATAAATAACGGTACTGTAGAAGATTTTGACACGCATCACAATCTAATGCAAAAGACAGACAGCCTTTACTACAAGATGTTCAATGCGCAAAAAGAAAACTACGAGTACCAAGAGGAGGAAAAAAGCTATGAGAATGAGTAA
- a CDS encoding ABC transporter ATP-binding protein, giving the protein MKYTKTLKRLLGDAIRIDKKMILYILFACLLGAFAPLVLSLMPKLIVGVVENPGTDAIRRILLISLGFFALEFLVEGVSLYCASQARLVANKTRFELMHEQNKKMAAADFKYISDRSLFKIYGMAFEATAGDMQGVVGMLQHFAQTAPILLSMIFIGAIITVLSPITGALLLLYVISYAYAQRKANTEVTDNMEELSKIGDGIRYFTRTAGDFKSGKEIRLFNLKDMILNTYKSLIDKRKSYDLRAVAKTFRKSLLSVLILIIAQDIFAYTLILNFKNGSVDTGSFLMYLTLMLQFVFTADRAIEDYEYYVVNQSLYVENLYDLIDTDKLNSDHGTRDKLSGAVDIEFRNVSFAYPNTDKKVLDNLSFKIAKNETIALVGNNGEGKSTIINLLVRLFRPDEGEILLNGVNINEFKEEELYKMFACIFQQVNIYPYTLGNNISMRETYDLERAKRAIEDVGLKERIEEEKNAYERNMSHEIAKDALELSGGQEQKLAISRAVYKDSPILILDEPTANLDALAEHEIYSRLNDLREDRTSIYISHRLSSTKFCDRIILLKGGKIFEEGTHDELMKKKGEYYEMFTIQGKYYTEEA; this is encoded by the coding sequence ATGAAGTACACAAAAACACTGAAGCGCCTGCTTGGGGACGCGATCAGAATAGACAAGAAGATGATTTTATACATCTTATTTGCCTGTCTCTTAGGGGCCTTCGCTCCACTAGTTTTATCACTAATGCCTAAGCTAATAGTTGGAGTCGTAGAAAATCCTGGCACAGACGCGATTAGAAGGATTTTACTAATCTCGCTTGGCTTTTTTGCCTTGGAGTTCTTAGTTGAGGGCGTAAGCCTTTACTGCGCATCACAAGCAAGACTAGTTGCTAATAAAACTAGATTTGAGCTAATGCATGAGCAAAATAAAAAGATGGCAGCTGCCGACTTTAAATACATAAGTGATAGATCTCTCTTCAAGATATATGGCATGGCCTTTGAAGCAACAGCTGGCGATATGCAAGGCGTTGTTGGAATGCTACAACACTTTGCTCAAACGGCACCTATACTACTTTCAATGATATTTATAGGTGCAATCATTACAGTACTATCACCAATAACTGGAGCCCTCTTACTTTTATATGTAATTAGCTACGCTTATGCACAAAGAAAGGCAAATACTGAAGTTACTGACAACATGGAAGAACTTAGCAAGATAGGCGACGGCATTAGATACTTTACTAGAACAGCTGGCGATTTTAAATCTGGTAAAGAGATAAGACTATTTAATTTAAAAGACATGATACTTAACACTTACAAGAGCCTTATTGATAAAAGAAAAAGCTATGACCTAAGAGCTGTAGCTAAAACTTTTAGAAAGAGCCTTTTATCGGTTCTTATTTTAATCATTGCACAGGACATTTTTGCTTATACACTTATACTTAATTTTAAAAACGGTTCAGTCGATACTGGTAGCTTTTTAATGTATCTAACACTTATGCTGCAATTTGTATTTACAGCAGATAGAGCTATAGAAGACTATGAATATTATGTAGTAAACCAATCATTGTACGTAGAGAATCTTTACGATTTGATTGATACAGATAAGCTAAATTCAGACCATGGCACTAGAGATAAACTTAGTGGCGCAGTTGATATTGAGTTTAGAAATGTTAGCTTTGCTTATCCAAATACAGACAAGAAAGTGCTTGATAACTTAAGCTTTAAGATAGCTAAGAATGAAACCATCGCTCTAGTTGGTAACAATGGCGAGGGCAAGTCAACCATAATCAATTTATTAGTAAGATTATTTAGACCAGACGAAGGCGAGATACTTCTTAATGGCGTAAACATCAATGAGTTCAAGGAAGAAGAGCTATATAAGATGTTTGCCTGCATATTCCAACAGGTAAATATCTATCCATATACACTTGGTAATAATATTTCTATGCGTGAAACTTATGATTTAGAAAGAGCCAAGAGAGCCATAGAGGACGTGGGACTTAAGGAGCGTATTGAAGAAGAGAAAAACGCTTACGAAAGAAATATGTCTCATGAGATAGCTAAGGACGCTCTTGAGCTATCGGGCGGACAAGAGCAAAAGCTTGCCATCTCGAGAGCTGTGTACAAGGACTCACCTATACTTATACTAGATGAGCCAACAGCAAACCTCGATGCGCTTGCTGAGCACGAAATTTATTCCAGGCTAAATGACTTAAGAGAGGACAGAACGTCAATATACATCTCGCACAGACTGTCTTCGACAAAGTTCTGCGATAGAATTATCTTATTAAAGGGCGGAAAGATCTTCGAAGAGGGCACTCACGATGAGCTTATGAAAAAGAAGGGTGAATATTACGAAATGTTCACTATACAAGGTAAGTACTATACAGAGGAGGCCTAA